The sequence below is a genomic window from Oreochromis aureus strain Israel breed Guangdong linkage group 12, ZZ_aureus, whole genome shotgun sequence.
TATAATATAAGTGATACCTAATGAGCAGCATGTATCTGTAAAAGCTCACTGTAGACAGATTCATGCCTCTGTCTGTGGTTTCTGTAGTGTTTGGGTGGACAGATCTGACCTAAGACATTCACCCatgtggtaaaaaaaacaaaacaaaactaacctGATCCTGCAGCAACAGAAGCTGCTGACCGGCACTCTTAACTCCACCCGTGGATTGGCTTGCTTCCTGACCCAGGATATCCTCCAGTTCTGAAACTGCACAGTCTGAGCGGAGATGGAGTGATGTGTAAAGGACTGTTACTTATATATCATGACAATAAGAGGTAAATAAGAAATAATGTTTTGTTATATAAAAGAAGTGAAGAATGTATGTGATGTGACTACATGAATTCACTTACGATTACTGGATGGAGCCAACATATTCAGGAAATATAAGATGTACTTACCATTCATCACGGGGCTCTCTCCATTTTTAATGCAGCCTAAAGCAATTTGACAGACCTCAAATTCCCTTACTGTTCCTTGCAATAGAGACAGATTTGTCTTGTATTTCTCTGACCtgtgaaatataagaaaaacTCTAATGTAAGTGTGTCTTAGTTTAACctgatattttaatattaagGAGTTATTGCAACCATTAAGAaaccatatgttttttttctcccttttttcatttttttacccCTCCCAGTCAGTGGCATCCTCTCTGTCATTGCTTTCTTCTTGAACATTCTTGAGTTGGTCCAGTTTGTTTCTGGCTTCAGCCAGAGCAACCCGATTGTCCTCAATCATCTGGTCTAACAGGGCTCTGGTTTCAGGCACTGCACTGCAGATTTCACGAGCCTAAAGGAAGAGAAATCGATGCGACAGCCTTAATAAATCAGGGAGGAAAAGAGAATTTGCTTTGATTTTGTAGCTGGCAGTTGGTTTTACACATAGTTTAATATTAACTAATGTGTGAGTAGCACCTTGTGTATGACGGTGGAAAGCAGAACGCTGCAGGGTGGCTGAGGCACCGGAGGAATGGGGCTCCTCTCTGCCTCCAGCAGTTCAGTgatctccctctccctctggtACAGGCTCTCCTTTAGCTCCTCTAGGCGAGCTTTAGCGCCCTCCAGTGGTTGATCAGAATCACTGCAGTCCTTCATTAAAAAAGGGGCCTTAGTCCACcagaaataaaccaaaacaaaacagaaaaaacaccacTCTAAACTTTTCTTCTTATTgtccttttcttgtttttgtttttttattttaatgctgtCACAATAACTAATTCAAACCCACCCCTGTCTGTTGCTGTGCTGACAGTCCTTCATTCTCCAGGTTTTCACCTTCCCCTGTGGTTTCCTGCTGCTCCTGTGTGGAGACCACCAACATTTCTTGGACGTTTCCTATTTCTTGTCGGGCCATCTGTAGCTCCTGCAATGCTGCTCAATGCAAAATGGCATGAATAATTTGTTAGGCACAAAAATTAGTTGTTTCACAGACTTTAACATCATGGCAGCTAAACTCACTGGAGGCCTGGTGGCTGTGCAGGACATCCAGCCTGTTGGAGAACAGTTCCAACATTTTGCTCTAATTGAAAGTAAAGAAGAAAATCTATGTGATTATATTGTTAAAATAGACTCAATGTTCTTCTCAAATATAGCCACAAGAGTGTGCTCTCATTCAGAAGATGGATAACTGATGTAAGAGGTCATGAATTCTGCCAAACTGCTATGCAACCTTTTCTCTGTGCCACTGCAGGGCCTCTTCcacgctcctcttcctctcagctctcTGCTCCTTCAGCAACAGCTCGTTTTGAGCTTTCAAGCTCTGCAGGAAACAGGACCACGAATGCATGTAAATATGCATCCGGCCACTCAATATTTCAGATGTGGATTACAAGGAATATGAACTGGAAAATTAAAAGTAGAAATGCACCATAACAAATTTGCAGTAAAATGAGCAAGATTAAACTAATAGAGGTGAACATGTATGACAAATAGGAGGACTCTGACCTCAACTTTAGCCTCCCAGTCGgctttcttcttctccactTTCTCCTGGTAGACATCCAGGATTTTTCGCAGACTGTTTAACTTGTTCTGATAGTGAGATCTGATCTTCTGTACGGTACAGTTCTGATAAGAGAGGACCGTTGGCAgtactgttttgttttagtaGAGACCctcacacagacactcacacacatcatCACCTGGTTCTCCCGCACTGTCATCTGGAAGTTCTCTTCCAGCTCCTGGACCATTTCCAGGTGCCTTTTACTCATGGTTTCCATGTCCTTGGCTATCTGTTTTTACAGCACATAGTCACTAACAGATATtagataaacagaaaaatgcatccTGGTATCACGATCCTGATCAAATGCCTTCGAGGGCAACAGTGGCACTATCAAGGCACccatgtgagtgtgagtgagagCAAAACAgcagtgtttgacagtgtattcattgtgtgtctgtatgcCTGCAAACAGGCAAAGCACTAAGTAAAAGGTCTGAAGAAATATTTATTGTCCACTGAGAAAGAAGAATGAGCTACTTTGTCTGCTTTGACCATGCTAACATGCATCATAGGCTGGTTGAGATTATGATGTTAATTCTTTGtttatcttcttctttttgctaTTTCATGTTGGAGTCACTGCAGCAGGTCATATGTTTCCATCTGCAAGTTCAAAGAAACTAATTATCTCCCTTCTTACTTTGTCCCTGAATCATCCAACCTGCGCAGTCTCTCTAACATATTAATCTGTGATACGGTACCTCCACTAGTGTAAAACTGGTTCTACTTTAAATAAAACTACATTGGTCTGCACGACTGTCCTGTGATGATCCTCATTATTTTACCTGAGCAATGCAGAGTTCAGCAGACTCATAGGGGATGTAGATCTTGCCACCTGGTGACTGCTCAGCTTGATCTGCATcactcctgcctggcagctgaGATTCAGATGAGCCTGCAGAAAGAGCACACTGCAAATGACTGTTTATTACAGAGAATGGGGCTTAGTTAAAGTGATAATTAGTAGCAAACCTATCTCTAGTGCCATGCACAAGGAGCATGATTTTAAATCTGTACACAGGTAAAGTTCTCAAAGTATACTCGGAAATCATGTTAAAATGATGACTAAGCTTGTAAAAGCAAACGCACATAGACTTAAACTAGATAGACTGCACTGATCTACCTGTCTGCCAGTTCATGTTGGGCAATCAGTATGTGGCACATAAAACTTCACTGAAACAGTTTCTAAAAAGGGATCAACAATGCAGCCATGAATAATCTCCTAGTAGTCCTATGTTAACTTATGCTCTGTTTGTCCATTTATGTATATTCTATAGATAGTCAATTTAAGGTCTGCCTAGAGAATGAATTACAAATCAAATTATGACATGAATGCAGGGGTGTGTCGTAAgattcacatttcatactcctCCCTGTATTAAAACgaacaataataaaaagtaacTTTTTCACATTCCACCACATCCACTGTCACACTCGtctcacagcagagacagaaacTAAATTGCAAATTTAAAGTACTATAAAATTAACATTTCAGCATATGTTTTTGCTCTGAATCTGTGGTTCCCAACCATTTTGTCCATGAACTCCTTAAAATGaaattgttttttgtatttttcgcatgtatttcttttttttttttgtactttgatgttttttttattattattcctgtCTCAGCATATCAGATATGATTTAGCTTTTGAGGTTTGCTGGCCTTAGTTTGGGATTTATTAAACCTAGCTACTCTTCATCCAAATGCAACAGTGAGATACTGCTTTAACACCgatgctttaaaaatgtaataatgtcGTGCACTATAAAACACGGTCACCATCACCAGTGCTTTTATTATTGCTACtttaagtattttttattttttcttgatttgtcacagactgttttacattGTTGCATTTTTTACTTCAACACAATTACTGTGTAAGCAGAAACTGAACACCCATACTGCAGGGAAACACGCACACACTATAACCcccatttcctcttttttttttttttacagcacctTGGTTGACCTCTTGTCCATTGTGTTTCCTTCGGTCGGCAGTGATCCAGCGCCTGAACGCAGCCCACCTCTTCATCCAAAGAGTTTGTGGATAAGCAACAGCTTAAACAGTTAAGCAAAAGAGTTTGGAGAGTTGGAATCAAAACTGAATAGATATGAAAAAGCAGAAGGCACAGGTTCTGTAAGCACATATTGTCTATTGGAAGCTTTTTTTTGTAATCCCTGTGTAAACATAAATAGTGTCCCTAATTTTTTAAGTCGCTTAAGTGAAGAAAATTGTAAATTTTCACCCAATTAtctaattatatttatataatatatatatttatatatacaattttcTTTGGatacaccttctcatttaatggttatactttattttcatgactctTTATGTTACATTTCTCACTGAAGGTACAAAAACtgtgaatgaacacatatggaaatatgtagtaaacaaaaacatgtgaaataaCTGAAAACAAGTTTTATATTCACTCTGCAGTCCATCTCATCCCGAACCATCTCcactgggtttaggtcaggggACTGTGGAGGCCAAGCCATCTtttgcagcactccatcactctccttcttggtcaaataggCCTTACActgcctggaggtgtgtttggggtcttTTTCCTGCTGAAAAATAATTGATGATCCAACTAAATGCAAAGTTCTGCAGGATGCAGTGGTAGCCATCCTGGTTCAGTGTGCCATCAagtttgaataaatccccaacagtgtcaccagcaaatcACCACCACActatcacacctcctcctctatGCTTCATGGTGGGAACTAGAGACTATCCATTCACCTTTTCTGCCTCGCACAAAGACATGGCAGGACACTTTTCCTTagtagtggtttcttagcagctatttgaccataagggcctcattcacacagtctcgtctgaacagttgatgtagagatgtttTGCAATTTCGGAGACTGGTAACTCGGATGAATTTATCTTCACCAGAAGAGGTGACCCTTGGTCTTCCTTTTTTGGGGTGGTCCTTGTGTGAGCCAGTTTCGTTGTAGCCCTTGATAGTTTTTGCAGCTGCAatggggacacattcaaagttttagcaattttccagactgaccgaccttcagttcttaaagtaatgatggactgtcgtTTCTCtatacttagctgattggttcttgttATTATATGAATTCTAAGAGTTGTCAAATAGGACTGTCAGCTGTGTACTAACCTGACTTCTGCACTACACAACTGATTTCCCAACCGAAATTAAGAgggcaagaaattccacaaatgaaccctgacaaggcacacctgtgaagtgaaaaccatttcaggtgactacatcatgaagctcactgagagaaggccaagggtttgcagaGCTGTCAGCAAAGCAAAGAGTGGCGActttcagaaatataaaatttaaaacatatttagagttattaATCAGATTTCTTTCCGACTAGTTTCATAGATCTTGCTTCATGTATTTGATGTCTATAGTTAGTATATACAAtttagaaagtagtaaaaaataaagaaaaaacattcaaTGACAAGGTGTGTCCAGATTTTTGACTGGTattgtatgtatatatagaaTTAAATAGTCATGATACTTTACAGGTGGAAGCTTGTGACATACTTTCATTGTTTGcttgtgtagttttttttttttttttttttttacccagcaTGCTTGTAGacccacatagcaagcaggtctggcccagatcaagctggcactgctggctgacttctggcatgataagacgtatgCCACCCacatatgggccaggcctgccatagatggcactgtccatgtgatggcatgccacatctggctcgattgtggtttggtttatgtggcccgggcccatagaaaacaggtcttccccggatccggcatcaagctggcacttctgactgaccggtgtcatggcagagtgtatgtcaaccagatgtgggccaggtctggcaatgatggcactatctatgttcctattttcctattttagttagaagaagcaaatgccatgttgcaatattatactgctatggtagccaacgtttcaaatgcagatttgacaggtttgtgagtgtacactatatccaaaacctagtgacggTTTACTTGTTGCTGCCAgtaggtggctgtagctcaggaggtagagcaggtcacctactgatcggaatgttagtggttcgatccctggttcttccagtctgcatgtcaagagtaTGAATGTaattaggaagcactcagtttagagaaagtgggtgaatgtggcatgttgtataaaacaCATTAAGTAAACTGGGAGCATAGAAAAGTGGTATAAAAGCATCAGGCCATTCACTGTCCGAACGgagtttcgtcatgttactgttgcactattatgttccggcacatgttgttattacatggcttgcaGCTCGTGGctgcacacaacttacacatggcccacataccgcaaagaatgacggccatttggtggcccagatcaggtttgccagaggtaatccacacatgggccagcacaggaccaccagtgtgcCTGCAattggccttgtgctggcccatgtgcgagccacctctggcaaaccagatctgggccgccaaagggccgtcattctttgcggtatgtgggccatgtgtaagcacattgtgtgggccagatccgagccataccaattttgctatgtggggaACTGAGTTGAAATGCTAGATTTTAACAATGAAATGAATcatataaactaaaaaaaactgctccaaaagtccatccatccatccattcgcttccgcttatccttttcagggtcgcggggggcgctggagcctatcccagctgtcatagggcgagaggcggggtacaccctggacaggtcgccagtctgtcgcagggccaacacacagggacagacaaccattcacactcacattcactcgcacattcacacctagtggcaatttggattatccaattaacctatcccctcaaactgcatgtctttggacggtgggaggaagccggagtacccggagggaacccacgcaaacatggggagaacatgcaaactccacacagaaagaccccggcctgatgttggaattgaactcCAAATAAATTCATTTAGCTTCTTTCCACGTGGATGGAAACTGTATTTTTGTTACCTTCACCCAGGAGGTTATGTTTTGgtagtgtttgtatgtgtgctgTCATTCTGTCTGAATAACATGGTAACTCGAAAAGTTTAAATGAATTCTGATAATTCTGATCTTTGTAGGGGTGTCGAGTGgagtcatgttaacaatccattaaaatcTGGCTTACATCTACAAAGGTTTTCAAGGTCAATGCAATGATTCATTGGtcaaaaattgacaaaaagcctTATAACTGAAAAACTAAGATTCTTACAAGCATGGTGCCTACtgttaacatatatatatatatatatatatatatatatatatatatatatatatatatatatatatatatatatatatatatatatatatatatatatatatatatatatatatatataaagtagCATAGAAAGGTTTAAAATATTATGTCACATTTGAACTCTGACCTCTCGTTCAAGCTCAATGCATTGATCTcaaggtcaaagtgataatacAGTAATGCCATAAAgagcatttaaaaatgtttcttactGTCATTTTTTGCATTGACAGCATATATGCATTAATGGAATAATATATGGGGATTCTTAATATAACATTACTTTGGACCGTTGACCTTTTCTTCAAGGTCAAATAAGGTTAAACCtcaataaaatgtcttttatcgTTTTCATGAATGCTTAAAATTCTACTGCATCGGTTTGTATTGGGAGCATTCAGATTATGATACTGATATATGGGGATTCTTACTGTCACATTTAAGCTGGTATTCAAATATCATGTGAAAttggacctctgacctcacttttgAATTTCACATCTGCCTTTTTTTCAAGTTGGGCCCAACATGTTTTCTATCTTTACACAAAGTTGTGTCAAGAGAATGAGCTGCCTAGATAGAAAAAAACTGTAGGCCTCCCGGtctccagccacctcctccagcttatcccggggaacaccaaggcgttcccaggccagccaagagttataatctctccagtgtgtcctgggtctgccgcGGGGTCAttccggtgggacatgcccagaacttctcacccaggaggcatccttttCAGATGCTCAAACCTCCACAACTGGCTCCTTTCCATGTGGAGGAGTAGTGACTCTACTCTAAGGGAGCGTCCACCCATACAATACTATTCTCCTACAAGTAAATACTGCTCAGAGTGAGCTAACCTGGTTAAGGTTTGTACTCTCATGGCGCCTCTTTTTATAACGCATTTATGATCATTTTATTGCACTTACATGGAAGGACTcttggggaaaagaaaacacataaaTCACTTGGaaacatttccattttatttctAAGATTTCAAACATgccttacattttttttttagcgatTCATGGCATTCAGTTTAATGTCTATTTACATTTCTGAAGGCTGCAATCAAAAAGTAGATTATAACACAATTAATATGTTCTAGTTAACTAAAAAGTTAGTTCTGGCTTACTTTCTCTTTCAGTTCGAAGCTTTACCACTCTCAGCCTTATCTAAAATATTCCACAAGTTGGCCCTGTTTGACAACTTCATCATTCTCCGTGTCATGCAGAACCCATCCCACCCTCTCCTCTCTTTTATTCCTCGTACAGGAATGTGGGTGTGTTGTCATGTTGTAACTTTCCTCACAGAAACACCTTTcagcagagaaacagaaatTATGTCAGGAACTGGAGAGAAAGTTACTGGAATAAAAGCACAGTTATCCAGTTGAATGAGTCTAAAAGCAGGTTGTAGAAGAGCCCAAAggcaaaagacagaaaacagggCAAAACTAAAAGTCAGCTGTTCTGACCTGCTGTGGTTTTCTCAAACTGGTCAAGCTGTGTGTTGTGAATAATCGGGCATGGCCTTTCATCTTGAAGCTCTGGTACACTGCCTGGTAGCTCTTCCAGCGTCTGCGCTGCCACAGGGACTTTAGCAGCCCTCGAGGACACCACGCGGTCCTCGGGGCAAGCAGACCTGACAGTCGTCTCCCAGGCAACTGAGAGAAACATATTACATATGAACTATAAATACAGACAGTGAAATGAAAAGATGAGGTATGATCCTTCCCTCCACTGCCATTACTTTGGATAGACTTTTGACGGTTGTGGACAGAGAAAAGGTGAAAGAACAAAAAGGAGGTGCAGCATGAGGACAGGCAGCTTTAAGGTACTGATAACATCTTCATGGGACATAAGGACCTTTAAAGCCATGAGAATtcaaatgcacataaaaaataaCTGTGAAAAACACACCTGGTGTATTTTCTATTCAGATGTAGTGGCTACCAGTTATTAATGCCGCTGCCATATAAGTCTGTGCACTTGTCAGTCAGTATGTGAGCTTGCATGTGCTTCAATCTGGTTCCACAGGTTCTCATATCTAGATTTTCAACCAGGTTCTTTTAGGAACAATGCGTTCTGTTTTTTTCAATGCACTGGCTGCTTCAATGCTTCACAAAGGAGGCAGCCAAGCAGCTGAAATATTTAACCCATGTCCAACTTCATCTGTCTGCCCACAATCC
It includes:
- the si:dkey-96l17.6 gene encoding kinesin-like protein KIN-14E, which encodes MKRWAAFRRWITADRRKHNGQEVNQGSSESQLPGRSDADQAEQSPGGKIYIPYESAELCIAQIAKDMETMSKRHLEMVQELEENFQMTVRENQNCTVQKIRSHYQNKLNSLRKILDVYQEKVEKKKADWEAKVESLKAQNELLLKEQRAERKRSVEEALQWHREKSKMLELFSNRLDVLHSHQASTLQELQMARQEIGNVQEMLVVSTQEQQETTGEGENLENEGLSAQQQTGDCSDSDQPLEGAKARLEELKESLYQREREITELLEAERSPIPPVPQPPCSVLLSTVIHKAREICSAVPETRALLDQMIEDNRVALAEARNKLDQLKNVQEESNDREDATDWEGSEKYKTNLSLLQGTVREFEVCQIALGCIKNGESPVMNDCAVSELEDILGQEASQSTGGVKSAGQQLLLLQDQLKQEKEEKKIIIENYTSERTLRKKYYNMVEDMKGKIRVFCRIRPVSRAEAAQGGAIVVEKIDEYSVTVETPRGPREFQFDKVFSAEASQEDLFHDTSRLIQLAIDGYNVCVFAYGQTGSGKTFTMVGDKEQKNPGIIPRAFNAMFDIMRKNNSKFSFKVSAYMLELYNDRLQDLFASQAGEAHGHTQSHGQARRVEIKRNRKGVVFAQGAETKEASSAQELYALFQQACANRHISATKMNMESSRSHLIVGIMVESRNLTNGSVSSGKLSLVDLAGSERAAKTGAKDHQLKEANSINKSLSALGDVISALSAELPHVPYRNSKLTQVMQDSLGGNAKTLMIVNISPTEYNLDETLTSLIYATRVKAITNNAQRNVESKEIAQLKEVIMKLRSGQSVEEEDV